A single region of the Oryzias latipes chromosome 21, ASM223467v1 genome encodes:
- the LOC101169821 gene encoding uncharacterized protein LOC101169821 — translation MDEQMSLKNMDSLLFQLGLHSRELSQQKNNINQQIQVYRADIAERKSYIETLCGNLKKLEEEVRVKQETLTQIKENAKSIKETSSFLLQHEQTLRGELESRKSSYNHDLEIYEERISECTKTFESYEEGYFQNPLAQKLLKLQTENGEIDCRIMDVDNQITMKEKELDYLARPPVNSVSSEKEGTESQEPEQETAQSKDGGNSSVDISSLYINQKTNGQITLEDSNAEMIDQQNKAQNSPRCRSFEEIPDDSLWSRAQMDDVHATSDSIRYSSPKSIQPLENDGNSEAQEEEALQEEEAPEPDSQNGMEGDLAKKAAVDEEDLRCDEEHQAIFPQASPAESNLQAFPENVAHVPSTPTFAFHFSPTSSLCQGAAETKSPAFLFSVSSNPSTPAFSGFGFDSSQDEDSAFPFSVSLFNEKKTPEEKDSSCQKFLFEQPEQSGDFPFAFPDKSPQPGSKDTTGNDFPFSFNF, via the exons ATGGACGAGCAAATGTCACTCAAAAATATGGACAGCCTGCTTTTTCAATTAG GTCTTCATTCTCGAGAACTTTCTCAACAGAAGAATAACATTAACCAACAAATTCaag TCTACAGAGCTGACATTGCTGAGAGGAAGTCTTATATTGAGACACTGTGTGGAAACCTTAAGAAGCTGGAAGAGGAAGTGAGGGTAAAGCAGGAGACTCTGACCCAGattaaagaaaatgcaaagag CATAAAAGAAACCTCCAGCTTTCTTCTTCAGCATGAACAGACTCTGAGAGGCGAGCTGGAGAGCAGAAAAAGCAGCTACAAccatgatct GGAGATTTACGAAGAGAGGATTTCCGAATGCACAAAGACGTTTGAATCCTATGAAGAAGGCTATTTCCAAAATCCTCTGGCTCAAAAGCTCCTCAAGCTGCAGACTGAAAACGGAGAGATTGATTGTAGAATCATGGATGTTGACAATCAAAtaacaatgaaagaaaaagagttgGATTACCTCGCAA GGCCGCCAGTGAACTCGGTTTCCTCCGAGAAGGAAGGAACAGAGAG CCAGGAGCCAGAACAAGAAACAGCTCAGTCAAAAGATGGCGGGAATTCCTCTGTTGACATTTCATCTCTCTACATTAATCAGAAAACT AATGGCCAGATAACTCTTGAAGACTCAAATGCTGAAATGATTGACCAGCAGAACAAGGCCCAGAATTCCCCCAGATGCCGTTCTTTTGAAGAGATTCCGGATGATTCCCTTTGGTCCCGTGCACAGATGGATG ATGTCCATGCTACATCAGATTCCATCAGATATAGTTCTCCAAAGTCCATCCAACCTTTGGAGAATGACGGGAACTCTGAGGCACAGGAAGAGGAAGCCCTGCAAGAGGAG GAGGCTCCTGAACCCGATTCACAAAACGGGATGGAGGGTGATTTGGCAAAAAAAGCAGCTGTGGATGAAGAAGATCTACGGTGTGATGAAGAACATCAGGCCATTTTCCCTCAAGCATCACCTGCAGAATCCAATCTTCAGGCCTTTCCAGAAAATGTCGCACATGTGCCATCTACCCCAACATTTGCATTTCA CTTCAGCCCAACCAGCTCTCTGTGTCAAGGAGCTGCTGAAACCAAATCTCCAGCCTTCCTGTTCTCTGTGAGCTCCAACCCGAGCACACCAGCCTTCTCCGGTTTTGGATTTGACTCCTCACAGGATGAG GATTCCGCTTTTCCTTTTAGTGTCTCTCTGTTCAACGAGAAG AAAACCCCAGAGGAAAAGGATTCCAGCT GCCAAAAGTTCCTGTTTGAGCAGCCAGAGCAGAGCGGGGATTTTCCGTTTGCTTTCCCCGACAAGAGCCCTCAACCAGGGAGCAAGGACACCACGGGGAACGACTTCCCATTTTCATTCAACTTTTAG
- the tmem169 gene encoding transmembrane protein 169, translating into MAQMEGPLTEGEGSPQMVSLRSGTTGNHVDDGEVAPSMRRKRRKKKEPRPESIIVYRSDIERASGEEQGGEDGAERSTEEGAKFLHTPTGEGESWSLPPDSRYVTLTGTITRGKKKGQVVDIHVTLTEKEIRGLAKSKERLDAECEAGEGSTRNCTLGVGRGPHVVLWSISCAPIVFVLSFITSFYYGTLTWYNVFLVYNEERTFWHKITICPFLIIFYPMLIMPVAVFLALYSAVVQVSWAFSEWWQSVKDLEKGFCGWACGKLGLEDCSPYSVVELLDSDTVSGTLQSKAPSEHAQTSSV; encoded by the exons ATGGCACAGATGGAGGGTCCTCTAACTGAAGGGGAAGGCAGCCCCCAGATGGTATCCTTGAGGTCTGGCACAACAGGGAACCATGTGGATGATGGAGAGGTGGCACCGTCcatgaggaggaaaaggagaaagaagaagGAGCCACGTCCAGAATCAATTATTGTGTACCGCTCTGACATAGAGAGGGCATCAGGGGAGGAACAAGGTGGAGAGGATGGGGCAGAGAGGAGCACAGAAGAAGGAGCAAAGTTTCTCCACACTCCCACAGGTGAAG GAGAAAGCTGGAGCCTTCCCCCAGACAGTCGCTACGTGACTCTAACTGGCACCATCACccgagggaaaaaaaagggtcaGGTGGTGGACATACATGTCACTTTAACAGAAAAGGAGATCAGGGGTCTGGCTAAATCAAAGGAGCGCCTTGATGCTGAGTGTGAGGCAGGGGAAGGGTCGACACGTAACTGTACTTTGGGTGTGGGGCGGGGGCCGCATGTTGTCCTGTGGAGCATCTCCTGTGCTCCTATTGTTTTTGTCCTCTCCTTCATTACCTCTTTCTACTACGGCACTCTTACCTGGTACAACGTGTTCCTGGTGTACAACGAGGAGCGAACATTCTGGCACAAGATTACAATTTGCCCCTTTCTAATCATCTTCTACCCCATGCTTATCATGCCCGTGGCGGTGTTTCTGGCTCTGTACTCCGCCGTGGTTCAGGTGTCCTGGGCCTTCAGCGAGTGGTGGCAGTCGGTGAAAGACCTGGAGAAAGGATTCTGTGGTTGGGCTTGTGGGAAGCTGGGGCTTGAAGACTGTTCGCCGTACAGCGTAGTGGAGTTGCTTGACTCGGACACCGTTTCTGGCACTCTGCAGAGCAAAGCCCCAAGCGAACATGCCCAGACGTCATCAGTTTGA
- the xrcc5 gene encoding X-ray repair cross-complementing protein 5 has product MASAKSALVLCMDVGFSMSNSGPGEESPFDLSKKVIQKFVQRQVFAETKDEVALVLFGTDATKNPLEQDEQYQNIVVHRHLMVPDFDLLEEIEHQIHPEGQQADWLDALVVCMDLLQKETQGKKCDRLNIVLLTDLCTQVSPDKLEVIIENLKQADITLQFFLPFPVEDAEEGQGDGEQRDPGHPGAGKGLSREQQSGLEMVKHIMLSLDEEDGLNEVYTFRNAIEQLCMFKRIDRRPMAWPCQLTIGSSLSIRIVGYKAVTEEKLKKMWITVDAQSNQREDVKKETVYCLDDDNETEVQKEDIIQGFRYGSDIVPFSKVDQEQMKYKHDGKSFAVLGFTKQNLVLRHQFMGSQVVKIFPPKDDEHAGVALSALIRGLDELKMVAIVRYAYDRRSNPQVGAAFPCIKQTYECLIYVQLPFMEDLRPFAFPSLENNKKICPSETQLSAVDSLIDSMMLIEKDENGELIDLLKPHHIPNPAFQRHFQCLHHRAVNPGAPLPPLEPWLQAKLDRPEVIKERCQASLEEIKRKFPLTEVEKKKKLKTSAQIFGKDSKEASADKGKEDEAEEEYNLADIAEGSVTSVGSVDPARDFRTLLKQKSLPFGEACQQLTHRIEQLLSNKNTQYYMKSITCIQAFKEQSVKMANADLYNSYLQSLKRSIPSRGLEVFWDLLVQDGVTLISSEEVSGSLISKNEANEFLKAEEIKQEAAAPQAEDTGDVDDLLDMM; this is encoded by the exons ATGGCAAGTGCTAAA TCAGCTTTGGTTCTGTGCATGGATGTGGGCTTCTCCATGTCTAACTCCGGTCCGGGGGAGGAGTCTCCCTTTGATCTCTCCAAGAAAGTCATCCAGAAGTTTGTCCAGCGTCAg gtTTTTGCAGAGACAAAGGATGAAGTGGCTCTAGTTCTGTTTGGCACAGACGCCACCAAAAACCCACTGGAACAAGATGAGCAGTACCAAAACATTGTTGTGCATCGTCACCTCATGGTACCAGACTTTGATCTTCTGGAAGAAATTGAGCATCAGATCCATCCAGAGGGTCAGCAGGCAGACT GGCTGGATGCTCTTGTGGTCTGCATGGATCTGCTTCAGAAAGAAACTCA GGGAAAGAAGTGTGACCGTCTAAACATCGTCCTCCTGACTGACCTTTGCACCCAGGTCAGCCCAGATAAACTGGAAGTTATTATTGAAAACCTGAAGCAAGCTGATATCACCCTGCAGTTCTT TTTGCCTTTTCCCGTGGAGGATGCTGAAGAAGGTCAAGGAGATGGGGAGCAAAGAGATCCAGGTCACCCTGGTGCAGGCAAAGGTCTCTCCAGGGAACAGCAGAGTGGCCTGGAGATGGTGAAACACATCATGCTGAGCCTGGATGAGGAAGATGGGCTGAATGAAGTTTAcactttcag GAATGCTATAGAGCAGCTGTGCATGTTTAAACGCATTGATAGGAGACCGATGGCCTGGCCCTGTCAGCTGACCATTGGCAGCTCTCTGTCCATTCGTATTGTTGGCTACAAGGCA GTGACTGAGGAGAAACTGAAGAAGATGTGGATCACAGTGGATGCTCAATCCAACCAAAGGGAGGACGTGAAGAAAGAGACTGTTTACTGTCTGGATGATGACAATGAGACAGAGGTGCAGAAAGAAGACATCATTCAAG GTTTTCGATACGGAAGCGACATTGTTCCCTTCTCTAAAgttgatcaggagcagatgaaatacAAGCATGATGGGAAGAGTTTTGCTGTGCTGGGCTTCACCAAACAGAATCTG GTGCTTCGCCATCAGTTCATGGGATCACAGGTTGTCAAGATATTTCCTCCTAAAGATGATGAG CATGCAGGAGTTGCTCTGTCTGCGCTCATCCGTGGACTGGATGAACTGAAAATGGTGGCTATAGTGCGTTACGCTTATGATCGACGCAGCAATCCTCAAGTGGGTGCAGCTTTCCCCTGCATCAAGCAGACTTATGAG TGTCTGATTTACGTCCAGCTGCCTTTCATGGAGGACCTCCGGCCATTTGCTTTTCCCTCtcttgaaaacaacaaaaagatttGTCCTTCAG AGACTCAGCTGTCAGCTGTAGACTCTCTCATTGACTCGATGATGCTGATAGAAAAAGATGAGAATGGAGAACTAATTGACCTGCTGAAGCCCCACCACATTCCTAACCCTGCCTTCCAGAGACACTTCCAG TGTCTGCACCATCGAGCCGTGAACCCCGGCGCCCCTCTGCCTCCTTTGGAGCCGTGGCTGCAGGCTAAGCTCGATCGTCCGGAGGTCATTAAGGAACGCTGCCAAGCTTCATTAGAGGAGATAAAGAGGAAGTTTCCTCTGactgaagtggaaaaaaaaaagaagttgaagACTAGTGCTCAGATTTTTGGCAAAGA TTCTAAGGAAGCAAGTGCTGATAAGGGGAAAGAAGATGAAGCAGAGGAGGAGTACAACCTGGCAGACATTGCTGAAGGCTCGGTCACTTCT GTGGGCAGCGTGGATCCGGCAAGAGACTTCCGCACCCTGTTGAAGCAGAAGAGTCTTCCATTTGGAGAGG CTTGCCAGCAGCTGACACACAGGATCGAGCAGTTGCTTAGCAACAAGAACACACAATACTACATGAAGAGCATCACCTGTATCCAGGCTTTTAAAGAGCAATCTGTTAAG ATGGCAAATGCTGATCTGTACAATAGCTACCTTCAATCCCTGAAAAGGAGCATTCCCAGCAGAGGCCTGGAGGTCTTCTGGGATCTGCTCGTTCAAG ATGGCGTGACTTTGATCAGCAGTGAGGAGGTTTCTGGAAGTTTGATTTCAAAAAATGAGGCCAATGAG tttcTAAAAGCTGAGGAGATAAAGCAGGAGGCAGCTGCACCCCAAGCAGAAGACACTGGAGATGTTGATGACCTG CTGGACATGATGTGA